The following coding sequences lie in one Rutidosis leptorrhynchoides isolate AG116_Rl617_1_P2 chromosome 4, CSIRO_AGI_Rlap_v1, whole genome shotgun sequence genomic window:
- the LOC139840869 gene encoding uncharacterized protein yields the protein MIQGFELGFGNRDRWRWSAASDDTYTVKKMCSIMEQQVFAHITDSDGILRNHFLPKKIEIFAWRVIKRKMPVRSELDKRGIDLHSVRCPLCDDDVESIEHCFIFCKSSMEIWERVHNWWGLGAFTNLSLNEILRGNTAAYTTCEGKLIWQAIEWVCAYFIWKNRNNKVFHGKSWCSPVALNEIQIKSFEWISVRAKKKKLD from the coding sequence ATGATACAGGGATTCGAGTTAGGGTTTGGAAATCGTGACAGGTGGAGATGGTCTGCAGCAAGCGACGACACTTATACAGTGAAAAAAATGTGCTCCATCATGGAGCAGCAGGTTTTCGCACACATCACTGATTCGGATGGCATTCTTCGCAATCATTTTCTACCTAAAAAAATTGAAATCTTCGCGTGGCGTGTAATTAAAAGAAAGATGCCGGTTAGATCAGAACTAGACAAAAGGGGGATAGATTTGCATTCGGTAAGATGTCCTCTTTGCGACGATGACGTGGAATCTATTGagcattgctttattttctgtaaatCCTCGATGGAAATTTGGGAACGGGTACATAACTGGTGGGGTCTTGGCGCGTTCACAAACCTAAGTCTGAACGAAATCCTGAGGGGTAATACTGCTGCTTATACTACTTGTGAAGGGAAGCTTATCTGGCAAGCGATCGAGTGGGTTTGTGCGTATTTCATTTGGAAAAACCGGAATAATAAGGTGTTCCATGGAAAATCATGGTGCTCCCCGGTGGCTCTAAATGAAATACAAATCAAATCCTTTGAATGGATCTCTGTTCGTGCAAAGAAAAAGAAGCTCGATTGA